A window of the Polaribacter batillariae genome harbors these coding sequences:
- a CDS encoding TetR/AcrR family transcriptional regulator: MRPQKILDIEILTGLTEVFRSKGYEGASLKELSEATGLKKASLYHRFPNGKQEMADAVLNHLSNWVKDNVFQSLLDNNVEPKMRLKNGLLAIRTLYNGGKATCIFRALSMKAGFDLFDQQIKNGMNEWLSSFKEVGIALKLSPKEAQQKALQVLIAIQGSLIVTKGLGDISVFENTLQNIEYNYLHE; this comes from the coding sequence ATGAGACCACAAAAAATATTAGATATAGAAATCTTAACAGGTTTAACTGAAGTTTTTCGTTCTAAAGGGTATGAAGGTGCTAGCCTAAAAGAATTATCGGAAGCAACAGGTTTAAAAAAAGCAAGTCTATATCATAGATTCCCTAATGGAAAACAAGAAATGGCTGATGCCGTTTTAAATCATTTAAGTAATTGGGTTAAGGACAATGTGTTTCAATCGCTCTTAGATAATAATGTCGAACCTAAAATGAGGTTAAAAAACGGATTGTTAGCAATTCGGACTTTATATAATGGTGGAAAAGCAACGTGCATTTTTAGAGCGCTTTCTATGAAAGCTGGGTTCGACCTATTTGACCAACAAATAAAAAATGGAATGAACGAATGGCTTTCTTCTTTTAAAGAAGTGGGAATCGCATTAAAGCTCAGTCCTAAAGAGGCTCAACAAAAAGCTTTACAAGTACTAATTGCCATACAAGGTAGTTTAATTGTAACTAAAGGCTTAGGAGACATTTCAGTTTTCGAAAATACTTTGCAAAATATTGAGTATAATTATTTACATGAATAA
- a CDS encoding App1 family protein, producing MGIFGRDPLQIIVFQSYGTNSHFYTRGRALQDEKINLDQENFFSLLINTWKRFESDEVKNTAITITLPNNFKINTVTDSAGYFIVDKKIENLSNLANEEGWLHFEASYSNENVGRAINNKNRFPGELLIPAENAAFGVISDIDDTILHTGVVSTFKWRLLVNTFFKSPSKRKALEGAANFYNLLHLGKTGKNANPIFYVSHSPWNLYRYLEVFLKKNNFPKGAILLRTFGNIFQKKTPKTKPQKQKEIVNILKTYTNLSFILIGDAGEYDADIYIEIVKLYPNRIKAIYLRSVKHVKKMARIKKLIKNYFDTPILIVHSSEEAIEHAKKHGFINTR from the coding sequence ATGGGTATTTTTGGTAGAGATCCACTACAAATTATTGTTTTTCAGAGTTATGGAACCAACTCACACTTTTACACTCGAGGAAGAGCGTTACAAGACGAAAAAATAAATTTAGACCAAGAAAATTTTTTCAGTTTATTAATAAACACGTGGAAACGTTTTGAAAGCGATGAAGTTAAAAATACAGCAATTACGATTACATTACCCAATAATTTCAAAATAAATACAGTTACAGACAGTGCTGGTTATTTTATTGTTGATAAAAAAATAGAAAATCTTTCTAACTTAGCAAATGAGGAAGGTTGGCTTCATTTTGAAGCTTCTTACAGCAATGAAAATGTAGGAAGAGCCATCAATAATAAAAACAGGTTTCCAGGAGAATTACTAATTCCTGCTGAAAATGCAGCTTTTGGGGTAATTAGCGATATTGATGATACCATTTTACATACAGGAGTCGTTTCAACTTTTAAATGGAGACTTTTAGTGAATACTTTTTTTAAATCTCCATCCAAAAGAAAAGCCTTAGAAGGTGCAGCAAACTTTTATAATTTATTACACCTAGGAAAAACTGGTAAAAACGCAAATCCAATTTTTTACGTAAGTCATAGTCCTTGGAATTTATACCGATATTTAGAAGTTTTTTTAAAGAAAAACAACTTTCCTAAAGGAGCTATTTTACTAAGAACCTTTGGAAATATATTTCAGAAAAAAACACCCAAAACAAAACCTCAAAAACAAAAAGAAATTGTAAATATTTTAAAAACATATACCAACTTATCTTTTATTTTAATTGGAGATGCTGGCGAATATGATGCAGATATTTATATAGAAATTGTAAAATTATATCCAAATAGAATCAAAGCCATTTATTTGCGAAGTGTAAAACATGTAAAAAAAATGGCAAGAATAAAAAAATTGATTAAAAATTATTTCGATACCCCAATTTTAATCGTTCATTCAAGTGAAGAGGCCATTGAACATGCGAAAAAACACGGTTTTATAAACACGAGATGA
- a CDS encoding sodium-translocating pyrophosphatase yields the protein MESMMIWMPIAMAVLGLIYMWIKQSWVMKQDAGDGKMKEISDYIYEGALAFLSAEYKLLAIFVVIVSVALAAVSFIVPTTHLLIVVAFIFGAIFSAFAGNIGMKIATKTNVRTTQAAKTSLPNALKVSFGGGTVMGLGVAGLAVLGLTAFFIAFFHFFMGGVWTNTMDMTIVLETLAGFSLGAESIALFARVGGGIYTKAADVGADLVGKVEAGIPEDDPRNPATIADNVGDNVGDVAGMGADLFGSYVATVLAAMVLGNYVIKDMGGSIADAFGGIGPILLPMAIAGAGIIISIIGTMLVKIKDNSAKESQVMGALNKGNWTSIILVALSCYGLVTWMLPETMKMEFFGEGLQEISSLRVFGATIVGLIVGAVISSVTEYYTGLGKKPILKIVQQSSTGAGTNIIAGLATGMISTFPSILLFAGAIWASYAFAGFYGVALAASAMMATTAMQLAIDAFGPISDNAGGIAEMSEQEPIVRERTDILDSVGNTTAATGKGFAIASAALTSLALFAAYVTFTGIDGINIFKAPVLAMLFVGGMVPVVFSALAMNAVGKAAMEMVQEVRRQFRDIPGIMEGTGKPEYDKCVAISTKASLKEMMLPGLLTIGFPLIIAFAPLAFGMDTLAIAEMLGGYMAGVTVSGVLWAIFQNNAGGAWDNAKKSFEAGVEIDGKMTYKGSEAHKAAVTGDTVGDPFKDTSGPSMNILIKLTCLIGLVIAPILGGHTNDEAVIIENEVRVEIKQTSGDLAMATISTSKTVDGTTTTEVQEIQGTIEEIEKKAKENGKIVSVNVQKNKKVEVVVESKQ from the coding sequence ATGGAATCAATGATGATTTGGATGCCAATTGCGATGGCAGTTTTAGGTTTAATCTACATGTGGATTAAACAATCTTGGGTAATGAAACAAGATGCAGGTGATGGTAAAATGAAAGAAATTTCAGATTACATTTACGAAGGAGCCTTGGCTTTTTTAAGTGCCGAATACAAATTACTAGCAATTTTTGTAGTAATTGTAAGTGTAGCATTGGCAGCAGTGTCTTTTATTGTACCAACAACACACCTTTTAATTGTTGTTGCTTTTATTTTTGGAGCTATTTTTTCTGCTTTCGCAGGAAATATAGGTATGAAGATTGCAACCAAAACAAATGTTAGAACTACGCAAGCTGCAAAAACAAGTTTACCAAACGCTTTAAAAGTATCTTTTGGCGGTGGAACTGTAATGGGACTTGGAGTTGCTGGTTTAGCCGTTTTAGGTTTAACTGCTTTCTTTATCGCATTCTTTCATTTCTTTATGGGCGGAGTTTGGACAAACACAATGGACATGACTATTGTTTTGGAAACGCTAGCTGGTTTTTCTTTAGGAGCAGAATCTATTGCATTATTTGCCAGAGTTGGTGGTGGAATTTATACAAAAGCTGCTGATGTTGGAGCAGATTTAGTAGGTAAAGTAGAAGCAGGTATTCCTGAAGATGATCCAAGAAACCCTGCAACAATTGCAGATAATGTAGGAGACAATGTGGGGGATGTTGCTGGAATGGGTGCCGATTTATTTGGCTCTTACGTAGCTACGGTTTTAGCCGCAATGGTTTTAGGTAATTATGTGATTAAAGATATGGGAGGAAGCATTGCTGATGCTTTTGGTGGAATTGGACCAATCTTATTACCCATGGCAATTGCTGGTGCAGGAATTATCATTTCTATCATTGGTACCATGTTGGTTAAAATAAAAGACAATAGTGCCAAAGAATCTCAGGTAATGGGCGCTTTAAATAAAGGTAACTGGACTTCTATTATATTAGTAGCACTTTCTTGCTACGGTTTAGTTACTTGGATGTTACCAGAAACGATGAAAATGGAGTTTTTCGGTGAAGGTTTACAAGAAATTTCTTCATTAAGAGTTTTTGGAGCTACCATAGTAGGTTTAATCGTAGGAGCAGTAATATCATCGGTAACTGAATATTATACAGGATTAGGTAAAAAACCAATTTTAAAAATTGTACAACAGTCTTCTACAGGAGCTGGTACAAATATTATTGCAGGTTTGGCAACAGGTATGATTTCTACATTTCCATCAATATTATTATTTGCTGGTGCCATTTGGGCTTCTTATGCTTTTGCAGGTTTTTACGGTGTTGCTTTAGCAGCTTCTGCTATGATGGCAACCACTGCTATGCAATTGGCCATTGATGCGTTTGGCCCAATTTCAGACAACGCTGGTGGTATCGCAGAAATGAGCGAACAAGAACCCATCGTTAGAGAACGTACAGATATTTTAGATTCAGTAGGTAACACAACTGCTGCAACAGGAAAAGGTTTTGCAATTGCTTCTGCTGCTTTAACATCGTTAGCATTGTTTGCTGCTTATGTAACTTTTACTGGAATCGACGGAATTAATATTTTTAAAGCACCTGTATTAGCCATGCTTTTTGTTGGTGGAATGGTTCCTGTTGTATTTTCTGCTTTAGCAATGAATGCTGTTGGAAAAGCTGCCATGGAAATGGTACAAGAAGTAAGACGTCAGTTTAGAGATATCCCTGGAATTATGGAAGGAACTGGAAAACCAGAATACGATAAATGTGTGGCAATTTCTACCAAAGCTTCTTTAAAAGAAATGATGTTACCAGGTTTATTAACTATTGGTTTTCCATTAATTATCGCTTTTGCTCCATTAGCTTTTGGAATGGATACATTAGCCATTGCAGAAATGTTAGGTGGTTATATGGCTGGGGTTACAGTTTCTGGTGTGCTTTGGGCAATTTTCCAAAACAACGCAGGTGGAGCTTGGGACAACGCAAAAAAATCTTTTGAAGCAGGTGTAGAAATCGACGGAAAAATGACGTATAAAGGCTCAGAAGCTCATAAAGCTGCAGTCACTGGAGATACTGTTGGAGACCCTTTTAAAGATACTTCTGGACCATCTATGAACATTTTAATTAAACTTACCTGTTTAATCGGATTGGTAATTGCACCTATTTTAGGAGGCCATACAAATGATGAAGCAGTAATTATAGAAAATGAAGTTCGAGTTGAAATCAAACAAACTTCTGGAGATTTAGCAATGGCAACAATTTCTACCTCTAAAACTGTAGATGGTACAACAACTACAGAGGTGCAAGAAATCCAAGGAACTATCGAAGAAATCGAAAAGAAAGCAAAAGAAAACGGAAAAATTGTTTCTGTAAATGTTCAAAAAAATAAAAAAGTAGAAGTTGTTGTTGAAAGCAAACAATAA
- a CDS encoding inorganic diphosphatase, with protein sequence MANKNRKTFDVLIEIPKGSRNKYEYDFDLNKIRFDRMLFSSMMYPADYGFVPETLALDGDPLDVLVLGHEPTFPMCVVEVKPIGVFHMADEKGPDEKVICVPVSDPIWNDKEDLSDLNPHRLKEIEHFFKVYKDLEKKKVDVGGWGNAEEAQQIYIDCVDRYENSEHKKTGSFKI encoded by the coding sequence ATGGCAAATAAAAACAGAAAAACATTTGATGTTTTAATAGAAATCCCTAAAGGAAGTAGAAATAAATACGAATATGATTTCGATTTGAATAAAATTCGTTTCGATAGAATGCTATTCTCTTCGATGATGTACCCAGCAGATTATGGTTTTGTACCAGAAACTCTAGCTTTAGATGGAGATCCATTAGATGTTTTAGTTTTAGGGCACGAACCTACCTTTCCAATGTGTGTTGTTGAAGTAAAACCTATTGGGGTTTTTCATATGGCAGATGAAAAAGGACCAGATGAAAAAGTAATTTGCGTACCTGTTTCGGATCCAATTTGGAATGACAAAGAAGACTTGTCTGATTTAAATCCACACAGATTAAAAGAAATTGAACACTTTTTTAAAGTATATAAAGATTTAGAAAAGAAAAAAGTAGATGTTGGTGGCTGGGGAAATGCAGAAGAAGCGCAACAAATTTATATCGACTGTGTAGATAGATACGAAAATAGCGAACATAAAAAAACAGGTAGTTTCAAAATTTAA
- a CDS encoding pyruvate dehydrogenase complex E1 component subunit beta gives MKTVQFREAICEAMSEEMRRDESIYLMGEEVAEYNGAYKASKGMLDEFGPKRVIDTPIAELGFAGIAIGSAMNGNRPIVEYMTFNFSLVGIDQIINNAAKIRQMSGGQFNCPIVFRGPTASAGQLGATHSQAFENWFANTPGLKVIVPSNPYDAKGLLKAAIRDDDPVIFMESEQMYGDKMEIPEGEYIIPIGVSEIKREGTDVTIVSFGKIIKEAYKAAEELAKENISVEIIDLRTVRPMDHNAIINSVKKTNRLVVLEEAWPFASVASEITYRIQDEAFDYLDAPIKRITTADTPAPYSSVLFEKWIPNANDVVKAVKEVLYIK, from the coding sequence ATGAAGACAGTTCAATTCAGAGAAGCAATTTGCGAAGCAATGAGCGAAGAAATGCGCAGAGATGAAAGCATTTATTTAATGGGTGAAGAAGTTGCCGAATATAATGGTGCTTACAAAGCTAGCAAAGGAATGTTAGATGAATTTGGTCCAAAAAGAGTAATTGATACTCCTATTGCTGAGTTAGGTTTTGCTGGTATTGCCATTGGTTCTGCAATGAATGGTAACAGACCTATTGTAGAATATATGACGTTTAACTTCTCGTTAGTAGGAATTGATCAAATTATAAATAATGCTGCTAAAATTAGACAAATGTCTGGTGGGCAGTTCAATTGCCCAATTGTTTTTAGAGGTCCAACTGCTTCTGCTGGTCAATTAGGTGCCACACACTCTCAAGCTTTCGAAAACTGGTTTGCCAATACGCCTGGTTTAAAAGTAATTGTTCCTTCGAATCCTTATGATGCAAAAGGTTTATTAAAAGCTGCAATTCGCGACGACGATCCTGTAATTTTTATGGAATCTGAACAGATGTATGGAGATAAAATGGAAATTCCTGAGGGAGAGTACATTATTCCTATTGGAGTATCAGAAATTAAAAGAGAAGGTACTGACGTAACCATTGTATCTTTTGGTAAAATAATTAAAGAAGCTTACAAAGCTGCTGAAGAATTGGCAAAAGAAAATATTTCTGTTGAAATTATCGATTTAAGAACCGTTCGTCCAATGGATCATAACGCAATTATAAATTCTGTAAAGAAAACAAACAGATTGGTAGTTCTAGAAGAAGCTTGGCCATTTGCAAGTGTGGCTTCAGAAATTACTTATAGAATACAAGACGAAGCATTCGATTATTTAGATGCTCCTATTAAAAGAATTACAACTGCAGACACTCCTGCACCTTATTCGTCCGTTTTATTTGAAAAATGGATTCCGAATGCAAACGATGTTGTAAAAGCTGTAAAAGAAGTACTTTACATAAAGTAA
- a CDS encoding electron transfer flavoprotein subunit beta/FixA family protein yields the protein MKILVCISHVPDTTSKINFTNNNEDFDTNGVQFVINPYDEFCLTRAMWFKEKQGATVTVVNVGEANTEPTLRKALAIGADDAIRVNVNPTDGFLVAKELTAIVKDGGYDVVLAGKESADYNGQMVPGMLASLTDFNFVNGCVGLEIEGNQVTAVREIDGGNETLATNLPIVIGGQKGIVEEKDLRIPNMRGIMMARKKPLQVVEPTGSEAKTAAQSFEKPAPKGAVKLVDADNLDELINLLHNEAKVI from the coding sequence ATGAAAATATTGGTATGTATTAGTCATGTGCCTGATACGACTTCAAAAATTAATTTTACAAATAATAACGAAGATTTCGATACGAATGGTGTTCAGTTTGTAATTAATCCTTATGACGAGTTTTGTCTCACAAGAGCAATGTGGTTTAAAGAAAAACAAGGAGCAACAGTAACTGTAGTAAATGTAGGCGAAGCAAATACAGAGCCTACCTTAAGAAAGGCTTTGGCCATTGGTGCAGACGATGCGATTCGAGTAAATGTAAACCCTACTGATGGTTTTTTAGTAGCCAAAGAATTAACGGCCATTGTAAAAGACGGTGGTTATGATGTTGTTTTAGCAGGAAAAGAGTCTGCAGATTATAATGGCCAAATGGTGCCAGGAATGTTAGCTTCTTTAACGGATTTTAATTTTGTAAACGGTTGTGTTGGTTTAGAAATTGAAGGAAATCAAGTAACTGCAGTAAGAGAAATTGATGGAGGAAACGAAACACTTGCCACCAATTTACCAATTGTTATTGGAGGGCAAAAAGGCATTGTAGAAGAAAAAGATTTGCGTATCCCAAATATGCGTGGAATTATGATGGCACGTAAAAAGCCACTACAAGTAGTTGAACCAACAGGTTCAGAAGCGAAAACAGCAGCACAATCTTTCGAAAAACCAGCACCAAAAGGCGCTGTAAAATTAGTAGATGCCGATAATTTAGACGAGTTAATTAACTTACTTCATAACGAAGCGAAAGTGATTTAA
- a CDS encoding electron transfer flavoprotein subunit alpha/FixB family protein, producing the protein MSVLVFADSTDGKFKKTAFEVVSYGKKVAEQLGSNLVVLTINASDASQLYTYGAEKVLNITNDNLTTFNAKGYALAIKQAAEATDANVVIVDSSTDGLYVGPLVAVALEAGYASNVVAAPSSTAPFTVKRKAFSNKAFANTTISTENKVIGVAKNSFGIHENPVSGTSENFEAHISDADLGVKSEKIDKVTGKVTIADADIVVSAGRGLKGPENWGMIEELADVLGAATACSKPVSDLGWRPHSEHVGQTGKPVASNLYIAIGISGAIQHLAGINASKVKVVINTDPEAPFFKAADYGVVGDAFEVVPKLIEKLKAFKAS; encoded by the coding sequence ATGTCAGTTTTAGTTTTTGCCGATTCAACAGACGGAAAATTTAAGAAAACGGCTTTCGAAGTAGTTTCTTATGGAAAAAAAGTAGCAGAACAATTAGGCAGTAACTTAGTTGTTTTAACAATAAATGCAAGCGATGCTTCGCAACTATACACCTATGGAGCAGAAAAAGTACTCAACATTACTAACGATAATTTAACAACATTTAATGCAAAAGGGTACGCTTTGGCAATAAAACAAGCAGCAGAAGCCACAGATGCAAACGTTGTAATTGTAGATTCTAGTACAGATGGTTTGTATGTAGGTCCATTAGTTGCAGTCGCTTTAGAAGCTGGTTATGCATCTAACGTAGTTGCAGCACCCTCAAGTACAGCACCATTTACAGTAAAAAGAAAAGCATTCTCTAATAAAGCGTTTGCAAATACTACAATTTCTACAGAAAATAAAGTAATAGGAGTTGCTAAAAACTCATTCGGAATTCACGAAAATCCAGTTTCTGGAACTTCAGAAAATTTTGAAGCACATATTTCGGATGCAGATCTAGGAGTAAAATCAGAAAAAATAGATAAAGTAACAGGCAAAGTAACCATTGCAGATGCAGATATTGTTGTTTCCGCAGGTAGAGGTTTAAAAGGCCCAGAAAACTGGGGAATGATTGAAGAATTAGCAGACGTTTTAGGCGCTGCAACTGCCTGCTCTAAACCAGTATCAGACTTAGGTTGGAGACCACATTCAGAACACGTTGGGCAAACAGGAAAACCAGTAGCCTCTAATTTGTACATCGCCATTGGAATTTCGGGTGCAATACAGCATTTGGCAGGAATAAACGCCTCTAAAGTAAAGGTGGTAATCAACACAGACCCAGAAGCACCATTTTTTAAAGCAGCAGATTATGGAGTTGTAGGAGACGCTTTTGAAGTAGTACCCAAATTAATCGAAAAATTAAAAGCTTTTAAAGCTTCGTAA
- a CDS encoding bifunctional nuclease family protein, whose translation MSLIKLTIKGISYSQTQSGAYALVLSEMEGTRTLPIIIGAFEAQSIAIALEKEIRPPRPLTHDLFKTFSDRFSITIKEVIIHKLVDGVFFSSLVCEREGVEETIDTRTSDAIAIAVRFQAPIYTYENILDKAGIYLKIEEELAINETTDVEKTTIDVEDFDSNTVKSNFSDLSVPELNEQLNKAVEEENYELAAKIRDEISKRS comes from the coding sequence ATGAGTTTAATAAAACTAACCATAAAAGGAATTTCTTACAGTCAAACACAAAGTGGAGCATACGCTTTGGTATTGAGTGAAATGGAAGGAACAAGAACATTGCCAATAATAATTGGCGCATTCGAAGCACAATCTATTGCCATCGCATTAGAAAAAGAAATTCGACCACCCAGACCCTTAACACACGATTTATTTAAAACATTTTCAGATCGTTTTTCAATAACCATTAAAGAAGTAATTATCCATAAATTGGTAGATGGTGTTTTCTTTTCTAGCTTGGTTTGCGAAAGAGAAGGAGTAGAAGAAACAATAGACACAAGAACTTCAGATGCAATAGCAATTGCAGTTCGCTTTCAAGCACCAATTTACACCTATGAAAATATTTTAGATAAAGCAGGAATTTATTTAAAAATAGAAGAAGAATTGGCAATTAACGAAACCACAGATGTCGAAAAAACAACGATAGACGTCGAAGATTTCGATTCCAATACTGTAAAAAGCAACTTTTCCGATTTATCTGTTCCTGAATTAAATGAGCAGTTAAATAAAGCTGTAGAAGAAGAAAACTACGAATTAGCAGCTAAAATTAGAGATGAAATTAGCAAACGCTCCTAA